In Microcoleus sp. FACHB-831, one genomic interval encodes:
- a CDS encoding WD40 repeat domain-containing protein, translated as MPENPNQPRDDDAVLGGDSQPPTYAVVLGGLEGVKRRFASTVESQRILALNDAFNYGESGLDFVIQALQDESTGVKRAAYSLLLTKTETKAYTALEKFNHYQFFECLRTLKEHSNFISSVAIAPTGKIIVSGSGDMTIRVWYVERNWCLRTLFGHRSYVTSVAITPDCKTIVSGSCDHTIKVWERVTGDCLHTLQGHSGSVDSVAITPDGKTIVSGSSDNTIKVWDISTGESLATFSGHSDRVDSLAIAPDGKTIVSGSYDKTIKVWDILTGESLATFSGHSDRVDSLAIAQERTLETDLGAVKSVAIAPDGKTIVSASYDNTIKVWDIMTGECLRTLKGHSNFVLCVAIAPDGKTIVSSSSDKTIKVWDILTGECKGTFSGHSITVISVAITPDGRTIVSGGGDNTMKVWGMR; from the coding sequence ATGCCAGAAAATCCCAATCAACCGAGAGATGATGATGCTGTATTGGGGGGCGATTCCCAGCCTCCCACTTATGCTGTTGTCTTAGGCGGGTTAGAAGGTGTGAAGAGACGCTTTGCTAGTACAGTTGAATCGCAAAGAATTCTCGCACTAAACGATGCCTTCAATTATGGTGAATCAGGGTTAGATTTTGTGATTCAAGCCTTGCAGGATGAATCAACGGGGGTAAAGCGGGCAGCATACTCGCTATTGCTGACAAAGACAGAAACGAAAGCCTACACCGCCTTAGAAAAATTCAATCATTATCAATTTTTTGAGTGTCTCCGCACCTTAAAAGAGCATTCAAACTTTATTAGTTCCGTAGCAATAGCCCCGACTGGTAAAATTATTGTCAGTGGCAGCGGCGACATGACTATCAGAGTTTGGTATGTCGAGAGGAATTGGTGCCTGCGCACGCTATTTGGGCATAGATCCTATGTTACTTCCGTAGCAATAACCCCGGATTGTAAAACTATTGTCAGTGGCAGTTGCGACCACACGATCAAAGTGTGGGAGCGCGTGACGGGTGACTGCCTCCACACGCTACAGGGGCATTCAGGCTCTGTTGATTCCGTAGCAATAACCCCGGATGGTAAAACTATTGTTAGTGGCAGCAGCGACAACACCATCAAAGTGTGGGATATCTCGACGGGCGAGTCTTTGGCCACTTTCAGCGGGCATTCAGACCGTGTTGATTCCCTAGCAATAGCACCAGATGGTAAAACTATTGTCAGTGGCAGTTACGACAAGACTATCAAAGTGTGGGATATTCTCACGGGCGAGTCTTTGGCCACTTTCAGCGGGCATTCAGACCGTGTTGATTCACTAGCAATAGCCCAGGAGCGCACGCTAGAGACTGATTTAGGCGCTGTTAAGTCCGTAGCAATAGCCCCAGATGGTAAAACTATTGTCAGTGCCAGTTACGACAATACTATCAAAGTGTGGGATATCATGACAGGCGAGTGCCTACGCACGCTAAAGGGGCATTCAAACTTTGTTCTTTGCGTAGCAATAGCCCCCGATGGTAAGACTATTGTTAGTAGCAGTTCGGATAAGACTATCAAAGTGTGGGATATTCTGACGGGCGAGTGCAAGGGCACTTTCAGCGGGCATTCAATCACTGTTATTTCCGTAGCAATAACCCCTGATGGAAGGACTATTGTTAGTGGCGGTGGGGACAATACTATGAAAGTGTGGGGAATGCGCTAA
- a CDS encoding WD40 repeat domain-containing protein, with amino-acid sequence MPQNPNQPRDDDAVLGGDSQPPINAVVLGGLEGVKRRLASTVEAQRILALQDALNYGESGLDLVIQALHDKSGEVKHAAYSLLLTKTETKAKTALEKYNPYQFFECLRTFEAHSGIVNSVAIAPDGKTIVSGSNDNTIKVWDFVTGECLRTLKGHYTGIVNSVAIAPDGKTIVSGSRDNTIKVWDFVTGECLRTLEGHSDDVHSVAIAPDGKTIVSGSYDNTIKVWDFVTGECLRTLEGHSSYVYSVAIAPDGKTIVSGSYDNTIKVWDFVTGKCLRTLAGHSYYVNSIAIAPDGKTIVSGSQDKTIKVWDISTGKCKRTLQAHSYNVKSIAIAPDGKTIVSGTEDNTIKRDNTIKVWDISTGEYLRTLQGHSGGVFCVAISPDGKTIVTGGSDKTIKVWDLVTGEYLRTLHGHSSPIYSLAIASDGKTLVSGCEYKIIKVWDLVTGESLHTLEGHSSIVESLAISPDGKTLVSCGGGDRSIKLWDLVTGESLRTLQGHLTSVAICPDGKTIVSGSADKTIKLWDLVTGESLRTLQGHSYSVSSVAITPDGKTIVSGSLDNTIKVWDILTGECLRTLHGYSSAVYSVAIASDGKTIVSSSEGNIIKVWNILTGECLRSFEGHPHRARSLAIAPDGKTIVSSSEVWGIGIAKFEVFTREND; translated from the coding sequence ATGCCACAAAATCCCAATCAACCGAGAGATGACGATGCTGTATTGGGAGGCGATTCCCAGCCTCCAATTAATGCTGTTGTCTTAGGCGGGTTAGAAGGTGTGAAGAGACGCTTGGCTAGTACAGTAGAAGCGCAAAGGATTCTCGCGCTACAAGATGCCCTCAATTATGGCGAATCAGGCTTAGATTTGGTAATTCAAGCCTTGCACGATAAATCGGGGGAGGTAAAGCACGCAGCATATTCGCTACTGCTGACGAAGACAGAAACGAAAGCCAAAACTGCTTTAGAAAAATACAATCCTTATCAATTTTTTGAGTGTCTCCGCACCTTCGAGGCGCATTCAGGCATTGTTAATTCCGTAGCAATAGCCCCGGATGGGAAAACTATTGTCAGTGGCAGTAATGACAACACCATCAAAGTGTGGGATTTCGTGACGGGCGAGTGTTTGCGCACCCTAAAGGGGCACTATACAGGCATTGTTAATTCCGTAGCAATAGCCCCGGATGGGAAAACTATTGTCAGTGGCAGTCGGGACAACACCATCAAAGTGTGGGATTTCGTGACGGGCGAGTGTTTGCGCACGCTAGAGGGGCATTCAGACGATGTTCATTCCGTAGCAATAGCCCCGGATGGGAAAACTATTGTCAGTGGCAGTTACGACAACACCATCAAAGTGTGGGATTTCGTGACGGGCGAGTGTTTGCGCACGCTAGAGGGGCATTCAAGCTATGTTTATTCCGTAGCAATAGCTCCGGATGGGAAAACTATTGTCAGTGGCAGCTACGACAACACCATCAAAGTGTGGGATTTCGTGACGGGCAAGTGTTTGCGCACCCTAGCTGGGCATTCATACTATGTTAATTCCATAGCAATAGCTCCGGATGGGAAAACTATTGTCAGTGGCAGTCAAGACAAGACCATCAAAGTGTGGGATATCTCCACAGGCAAATGCAAGCGCACGCTACAGGCGCATTCATACAATGTTAAATCCATAGCAATAGCGCCGGATGGGAAAACTATTGTTAGTGGCACTGAAGACAATACTATCAAAAGGGATAATACTATCAAAGTGTGGGATATCTCGACAGGCGAGTATCTGCGCACGCTACAGGGGCATTCAGGCGGAGTTTTTTGCGTAGCAATATCTCCAGATGGTAAAACTATTGTCACAGGCGGTTCGGACAAGACTATTAAAGTGTGGGATCTCGTGACGGGCGAGTATTTACGCACGCTACATGGGCATTCATCCCCTATTTATTCCCTAGCAATAGCCTCGGATGGTAAAACTCTTGTTAGTGGCTGTGAGTACAAAATTATCAAAGTGTGGGATCTCGTAACGGGCGAGTCTTTGCACACGCTAGAGGGGCATTCAAGCATTGTTGAATCCCTAGCAATATCCCCGGATGGTAAAACTCTTGTTAGTTGCGGTGGGGGGGATAGGAGCATCAAACTTTGGGATCTGGTGACGGGTGAGTCTTTGCGCACGCTACAGGGGCATTTAACTTCCGTAGCAATATGCCCGGATGGTAAAACTATTGTTAGTGGCAGTGCGGATAAGACCATCAAACTTTGGGATCTGGTGACGGGCGAGTCTTTGCGCACGCTACAGGGGCATTCATACTCTGTTAGTTCCGTAGCAATAACGCCGGATGGTAAAACTATTGTCAGCGGTAGTTTAGACAACACCATCAAAGTGTGGGATATTCTGACGGGCGAGTGTTTGCGCACGCTACATGGGTATTCATCCGCTGTTTATTCCGTAGCAATAGCCTCGGATGGTAAAACTATTGTCAGTAGCAGTGAGGGCAACATTATCAAAGTGTGGAATATTCTGACAGGCGAGTGCCTTCGCAGCTTCGAGGGGCATCCACACAGGGCTCGTTCCCTAGCAATAGCGCCGGATGGGAAAACTATTGTCAGTAGCAGTGAGGTGTGGGGAATAGGCATCGCGAAGTTTGAAGTATTCACTCGCGAGAATGATTAG
- a CDS encoding Hsp70 family protein: MTVIAIDFGTSNTIVADLDPVTQNPRTLKFNQISRTYETVGGKVSVVPTLVFVQGENRLAFGEQVRSQRLGFAQPERLFKAFKRDLAADYQPPARFFDGNSYSAELVSELFIKEIWQQLSEQRIEPSSVIFTVPVGAFERYLDWFRELAEKLGVDDVQVVDESTAAALGYAVKRPGSVVLVVDFGGGTLDLSIVRTVAASGGQKVLRAEVLAKSDAYVGGVDIDTWIVEDYLQKIGSSREEVKEIGWQNLLELAEVMKIKLSTAPEAKESWFDDENFISHELQLNRDGLEEILENRQLLEQVRQALDEVLAIAYNKGISKTEIELVALVGGTGQIPAVQQLMISYFGKQKVKLGKPFEAIAHGALALTQLGIVDDYLRHGYAIRLWEPYARSYSYFPLFDKGIKYPCKREEQLTLQAATEGQKEIRLDIGEVADMSSAEVTFDAQGRMTSTHLNQHTEFRSLESHHEQVCVAHLNPPGQTGIDRIAVEFEVNEQRILLATVRDLLTENVLVQREAIAKLQ; the protein is encoded by the coding sequence ATGACAGTAATCGCTATTGATTTCGGTACTAGCAACACAATTGTTGCTGATTTAGATCCCGTGACGCAAAACCCGCGCACGCTGAAATTTAACCAAATATCGCGGACTTATGAGACAGTTGGGGGTAAAGTAAGCGTCGTACCAACTCTTGTATTTGTGCAAGGGGAGAATAGATTAGCATTTGGAGAACAAGTGCGATCGCAGCGTCTTGGTTTTGCCCAGCCAGAACGTTTGTTCAAAGCTTTTAAGCGCGATTTAGCCGCAGATTATCAACCGCCAGCCCGCTTTTTTGATGGCAATAGTTACAGCGCTGAATTAGTTTCAGAACTGTTTATTAAAGAAATTTGGCAACAGTTATCCGAACAACGAATAGAACCCAGCAGCGTTATTTTTACCGTTCCAGTCGGAGCATTTGAACGTTATCTTGATTGGTTTCGCGAGCTTGCTGAGAAATTAGGTGTTGATGATGTACAGGTAGTAGATGAATCTACCGCCGCCGCGTTGGGTTACGCTGTCAAACGCCCCGGTTCTGTTGTCTTGGTTGTAGACTTTGGCGGCGGTACTTTGGATCTGAGTATTGTTCGCACGGTTGCTGCTAGCGGCGGACAGAAAGTGTTGCGTGCAGAAGTGCTGGCGAAGTCAGATGCTTATGTGGGCGGTGTCGATATTGATACCTGGATTGTAGAAGATTATTTGCAAAAAATTGGTTCTTCGCGGGAAGAGGTAAAAGAAATCGGCTGGCAGAATTTATTGGAACTAGCGGAAGTTATGAAAATCAAACTTTCGACAGCGCCAGAAGCGAAGGAAAGTTGGTTTGATGATGAAAATTTTATTTCGCACGAATTGCAACTAAATCGCGATGGTTTAGAGGAGATTTTAGAAAATAGACAGTTGTTAGAACAAGTACGACAAGCTTTGGATGAAGTGCTAGCAATTGCTTATAACAAAGGTATTAGCAAAACAGAAATTGAACTGGTGGCGCTGGTGGGAGGGACTGGCCAGATTCCAGCAGTGCAGCAGTTAATGATTTCTTATTTTGGCAAGCAGAAAGTTAAATTAGGCAAGCCATTTGAAGCGATCGCGCACGGTGCATTAGCGTTAACTCAGTTGGGTATAGTGGACGATTATCTGCGTCACGGCTATGCTATCCGTCTGTGGGAACCTTATGCCAGAAGTTATTCTTATTTCCCTTTATTTGACAAGGGAATAAAATATCCTTGCAAACGCGAGGAACAATTGACTCTACAAGCAGCAACAGAAGGACAGAAAGAGATTAGGTTAGATATTGGGGAAGTCGCAGATATGTCTAGTGCGGAAGTGACATTTGATGCTCAAGGGAGGATGACGAGTACGCACCTAAATCAACATACAGAATTTAGATCTTTGGAAAGTCACCACGAGCAAGTTTGTGTAGCGCATCTCAATCCGCCGGGACAAACTGGAATAGATAGGATTGCTGTTGAGTTTGAGGTAAACGAACAGCGGATATTGTTGGCGACAGTGAGGGATTTATTAACTGAAAACGTGTTGGTGCAGAGGGAAGCGATCGCTAAACTACAGTAA
- a CDS encoding helix-turn-helix domain-containing protein, whose translation MTNNYFMFDSLSTQLPTISSLLFVGGIFFVMVYFRGGTSRETKFLKYDEMLRDRMASLGIASFTRLQEKAGLTSLRLRQVRRGNIAELRLNQLNKLAFALNWNAAELLQNLGVVPPPSRQEIESLRLECLRLRDELEQQKTQLTAEVINSTFQTLQTLLTNYPSIREMVQVKPELPAKNLLSLFTPLDNLISSWGYETIGEAWKQVEYNPQLHQPDAGDIAPGELVYVRFIGYKEGERILIPAKVSRTLPGGGK comes from the coding sequence ATGACGAATAATTATTTTATGTTTGATAGCCTGAGTACGCAACTGCCGACAATCAGCAGCCTCCTATTTGTAGGAGGCATATTTTTTGTAATGGTTTATTTTCGTGGTGGAACTTCCAGAGAAACAAAGTTCCTAAAATATGATGAAATGCTGCGCGATCGCATGGCGTCTCTCGGCATTGCCAGCTTCACTCGTTTGCAGGAAAAAGCTGGTTTAACTAGCTTGCGCTTGCGTCAAGTGCGCCGGGGTAACATAGCAGAATTGAGGCTAAACCAGCTAAACAAACTGGCTTTTGCTTTAAATTGGAATGCGGCAGAATTGTTGCAAAACTTAGGTGTAGTACCTCCACCTTCAAGGCAAGAAATAGAATCATTGCGTCTGGAATGCCTGCGGCTGCGCGATGAGTTAGAACAACAGAAAACTCAACTAACGGCTGAGGTAATAAATTCAACATTCCAAACTTTGCAAACATTACTGACAAACTATCCCAGCATCCGAGAAATGGTGCAAGTTAAGCCAGAATTGCCTGCTAAAAATTTGCTTTCATTATTTACACCCCTGGACAACCTGATATCAAGTTGGGGTTATGAAACAATTGGAGAAGCTTGGAAACAAGTCGAATATAACCCGCAGTTGCATCAGCCTGATGCTGGCGATATTGCCCCAGGAGAATTAGTTTATGTGCGTTTTATTGGATATAAAGAAGGAGAGCGAATTCTCATTCCAGCCAAAGTCAGTCGCACATTACCTGGAGGCGGGAAATAG
- a CDS encoding DUF2997 domain-containing protein has product MAQYQKIEYRIGKDGKITEAVLNGTGESCTSTTSGIEQALGKVESQDLLPEYYQGDENQTITGTQSVNQS; this is encoded by the coding sequence ATGGCGCAATATCAGAAGATTGAGTATCGCATCGGCAAAGATGGCAAGATCACTGAGGCGGTGCTGAACGGCACTGGAGAGAGTTGCACTTCGACCACTTCAGGAATTGAGCAAGCGCTGGGCAAAGTCGAATCGCAAGATCTGTTGCCTGAATATTACCAAGGGGACGAAAATCAAACAATAACAGGTACGCAATCTGTGAACCAGAGCTAG
- the ddpX gene encoding D-alanyl-D-alanine dipeptidase, producing MTSPDKVNLVDITSVNRKIRLDIRYATTNNFLKKKVYPVERCLLRASVAKQLLRVQADLQKKGLGLKVYDCYRPLSVQKQMWAIMPDSNYVANPANGSRHNRGAAVDLTLVDSAGNELEMPTEFDDFSDRAHRDYQGASPKALQNRQLLEDAMKNRGFIPLKSEWWHFDAPGWEKFPLLDVPLESIK from the coding sequence GTGACATCTCCCGATAAGGTTAATCTGGTAGACATTACCTCTGTCAATCGCAAGATTCGTCTGGATATTCGCTACGCAACAACCAACAATTTTCTGAAAAAAAAAGTATACCCAGTAGAAAGATGCTTGCTGCGTGCTTCAGTTGCCAAACAACTGTTACGAGTGCAAGCAGATTTGCAAAAAAAAGGACTGGGTTTAAAAGTTTATGATTGCTACCGACCGTTATCGGTACAGAAGCAGATGTGGGCAATTATGCCTGATTCTAACTATGTAGCTAATCCTGCTAATGGTTCAAGACACAATCGCGGCGCTGCTGTGGATTTGACACTTGTTGACAGCGCGGGGAATGAATTGGAAATGCCAACGGAGTTTGATGATTTTAGCGATCGCGCACATCGAGACTACCAGGGTGCGAGTCCCAAAGCTCTTCAAAATCGCCAGCTACTTGAAGATGCAATGAAAAATCGCGGCTTTATACCTCTAAAAAGCGAATGGTGGCACTTTGATGCGCCGGGATGGGAAAAATTTCCCCTCCTCGATGTACCTTTGGAGTCGATCAAGTGA
- a CDS encoding DUF6939 family protein produces the protein MSLIVASRSKSRESLQKRYGEDTVILDLTSRGQPPWLRFSPFYPHGDIPVPFSPGQFSMTVEGIWQGLKVFESADVDKSKLTITSMKGIKRTSQTYGKVLGHRAGLTGNELLSYAQARRLIYLPSYRWVLDNRVQDLLDELKRQVAENTVVLLDYQTNCDLDDLSSPLSHAGLVKRYLEGDWPQ, from the coding sequence ATGTCACTTATAGTCGCAAGTCGGAGTAAGTCTCGTGAGAGTTTGCAAAAACGCTATGGCGAAGACACTGTGATACTCGACCTTACCTCTCGCGGCCAGCCGCCTTGGTTGCGTTTCAGTCCTTTTTATCCTCATGGTGATATCCCGGTTCCCTTTTCGCCTGGACAGTTCAGCATGACAGTGGAAGGTATCTGGCAGGGATTGAAGGTGTTCGAGTCTGCGGACGTAGACAAGTCCAAACTGACGATAACCAGCATGAAAGGCATTAAGCGCACGTCTCAGACTTACGGAAAGGTGCTGGGCCACCGGGCTGGGTTGACAGGCAATGAACTATTGTCTTATGCACAAGCGCGTCGTCTTATCTATCTACCATCTTATCGCTGGGTGCTGGATAACCGCGTTCAAGACTTACTTGATGAATTGAAGCGTCAGGTTGCGGAGAATACAGTGGTTTTGTTGGACTATCAGACTAATTGCGATTTGGATGATTTGTCTAGCCCTCTCTCACACGCAGGTCTTGTTAAGCGGTATTTAGAGGGTGATTGGCCGCAATAA
- a CDS encoding aldehyde dehydrogenase family protein — protein MMTNWINSLNYIDGCWLPAKSGDELESRNPADTRKLVATFPRSAPADVDAAVEAARRAYRTWRLVPAPARAEFIYRVGELLLQYKEELAQLMSQEMGKPIAEARGDVQEGVDCAFYYAGEGRRLFGQTTTSEMPNKFAMSVRMPIGVCALITPWNFPVAIPCWKALPALVCGNTIILKPAEDTPACATFLIEIFDKAGLPPGVVNLIHGVGAEVGKALVEHRGIDLVSFTGSSQVGAEVGAICGQTHKRVCLELGGKNAQIVMEDADLELALEGAIWGAFGTTGQRCTATSRLILHRDIKDKFTAMLLERTSKLRLGAGIELDTDIGPLVNSNQLKRVSNYLEIARSEGAEVLIGGEVAKDGELQHGYFFKPTILNNVSPQMRVAREEIFGPVVALIEVGEFEEAIAILNDTPYGLSSSVYTRDINRAFIAMRDIEAGITYINGPTIGAEVHLPFGGVKQTGNGHREAGSAALDVFTEWKSVYVDFSGRLQRAQIDNH, from the coding sequence ATGATGACAAACTGGATAAATTCTCTTAATTACATTGACGGTTGCTGGCTACCAGCCAAATCTGGAGACGAACTGGAAAGCCGCAATCCTGCCGACACGCGAAAACTTGTCGCCACTTTCCCTCGTTCCGCGCCTGCTGATGTCGATGCAGCCGTTGAAGCCGCCCGCCGTGCCTACCGCACCTGGCGTCTCGTTCCAGCGCCAGCTCGTGCGGAATTCATCTATCGAGTTGGCGAACTGTTACTCCAGTATAAAGAAGAACTCGCCCAGCTAATGAGCCAGGAGATGGGCAAACCCATAGCGGAAGCCCGTGGAGATGTGCAAGAAGGAGTTGATTGCGCTTTCTATTATGCAGGAGAAGGTCGCAGATTGTTTGGGCAAACAACTACCTCCGAGATGCCCAACAAATTTGCCATGAGCGTGCGGATGCCGATAGGTGTTTGCGCTTTAATTACTCCTTGGAATTTTCCTGTTGCTATCCCTTGTTGGAAGGCTTTACCTGCTTTAGTCTGCGGTAATACTATTATTCTTAAACCCGCCGAAGATACGCCTGCCTGTGCAACTTTCCTTATTGAAATTTTTGATAAGGCAGGGTTGCCCCCAGGAGTTGTTAACTTAATACATGGTGTTGGTGCAGAAGTTGGTAAAGCCTTAGTAGAACATCGCGGCATCGATTTAGTATCTTTTACAGGTTCTTCGCAAGTTGGTGCAGAAGTTGGGGCTATTTGCGGACAAACTCACAAACGAGTTTGTCTGGAGTTGGGCGGGAAAAATGCCCAGATTGTGATGGAAGATGCTGATTTAGAATTAGCTTTAGAAGGTGCTATCTGGGGAGCATTTGGCACAACTGGTCAGCGTTGCACGGCGACGAGCCGCTTAATTTTGCATCGCGATATTAAAGATAAATTTACGGCGATGTTGCTAGAGCGTACCAGTAAATTGCGTCTTGGTGCTGGGATTGAACTCGATACTGATATTGGCCCTTTGGTGAACTCAAATCAACTCAAGCGCGTTAGTAATTATCTGGAAATTGCTCGCAGCGAGGGTGCGGAGGTGTTAATCGGTGGGGAAGTAGCGAAGGATGGGGAATTGCAACACGGTTACTTTTTTAAACCGACTATTTTAAATAATGTTAGCCCGCAGATGCGCGTGGCGAGGGAGGAGATTTTTGGCCCTGTTGTAGCGTTGATAGAGGTAGGAGAATTTGAGGAAGCGATCGCTATCCTTAACGATACTCCCTATGGCCTTTCTTCGTCAGTCTATACCCGCGATATCAACCGCGCTTTTATCGCCATGCGCGACATCGAAGCGGGGATTACTTATATAAATGGCCCCACTATTGGCGCAGAAGTTCATTTACCATTTGGAGGTGTTAAACAGACTGGTAACGGACACCGCGAAGCTGGTAGCGCGGCTTTGGATGTATTTACTGAATGGAAGAGTGTTTATGTGGATTTCTCCGGTCGTTTGCAACGCGCCCAGATTGATAACCACTGA